In one Rhopalosiphum padi isolate XX-2018 chromosome 3, ASM2088224v1, whole genome shotgun sequence genomic region, the following are encoded:
- the LOC132927704 gene encoding ionotropic receptor 40a isoform X1, whose product MSGGGRKKNENRTHFTFRRAMAAAERCVLALTVFAVVLATMAIPERDDHSNIWRRQRRAVVSDGRWRDLDYGNLTNAIRDIVEAMTVDCTLAVHSGVENAAADFLSNTIKSLHGRGVTTTHHALLTEDHVQSLLVNIRRAVADGHHTSYIVLSTSALMENLLSAIRKSNLMSRNVVYMFLWLRSSVSRTFKADILEAMRVCVITSPRPGFYQIYYSQASARPGYGSTLKMVNWWSAMDGLVRFPLLPPPKKVYKNFEGRYFNVPVLHKPPWTFVEYLNDSFRVEGGRDDKLINLLADKLHFQFRYIDPPDRTQGSGLDHGSSMQGVLGLIWQREADWFVGDLSITYERNLVVDFSFLTLVDNEAFLTHAPGRLNEAFSLIRPFHWSVWPLLLITVIFSGPILYILVDTTDGHPQGKSMLYWKCVWWSVTVFLQQAAIIPSENNKIRFVAGLLMLSVTYVIGDMYSASLTSILARPPKEPPINTLNELSEAMRDSGLQLLVEVQSASQAMLENGTGVYEELSQLVTRQREYLIGSTEKGMQLVRDNKNYAVIGGRETFYYDIKRFGAQHFHLSEKLNTRYSAIAFQRACPYRDNFDDVLMRLFEGGILSKITEEEYQKLNDKLMGSEKFDAASVVIEPVLEGSEPQQEDDDKQLTIAMSMKTLQGAFYVLAIGSILAGFLLLIEMRSHDKWKNDKRIKRIKAPFVYKQKAPIKFQNRLYDLKE is encoded by the exons ATGAGCGGCGGAGGACGAAAGAAGAACGAAAACCGCACACACTTCACTTTCCGCAGAGCCATGGCCGCGGCAGAACGGTGCGTGCTCGCTCTGACGGTGTTCGCCGTCGTGCTGG CGACGATGGCGATTCCGGAACGAGACGACCACTCGAACATTTGGCGTCGTCAAAGGCGAGCTGTCGTCAGCGACGGCAGGTGGCGCGACCTCGATTACGGGAACTTGACGAACGCGATCCGCGACATCGTCGAGGCCATGACGGTCGACTGCACTTTGGCCGTTCACTCGGGTGTCGAGA atGCTGCTGCCGATTTCCTGAGTAATACAATTAAGTCCCTACACGGAAGGGGTGTAACAACGACCCACCATGCTTTATTGACCGAGGATCACGTACAAtcg ctGTTGGTCAATATCCGCCGTGCAGTAGCCGATGGACATCACACATCTTACATAGTACTATCGACGTCCGCGCTCATGGAAAACTTGCTGTCGGCA ATCCGTAAAAGTAACTTGATGTCTCGGAACGTCGTGTACATGTTCTTATGGTTACGGTCGTCCGTCAGTCGAACGTTCAAAGCTGATATATTGGAGGCGATGCGCGTGTGCGTCATCACCAGTCCCAGACCGGGATT CTACCAGATTTATTACAGTCAGGCCAGTGCCAGACCCGGATATGGATCGACATTGAAAATGGTAAATTGGTGGTCAGCAATGGATGGGTTGGTAAGGTTTCCGCTGTTACCACCACCCAAAAAAGTGTACAAGAACTTCGAAGGCAGATATTTCAACGTTCCAGTTTTACAT AAGCCGCCATGGACATTCGTCGAATATCTGAACGACAGTTTCCGAGTAGAGGGTGGACGTGACGATAAACTCATAAATCTATTGGCCGACAAGCTTCATTTCCA aTTCAGATACATCGATCCTCCTGATCGTACACAAGGTTCAGGACTCGATCACGGGTCATCAATGCAAGGAGTATTGGGTTTAATTTGGCAAAGG GAAGCAGATTGGTTCGTCGGAGATTTATCTATAACATACGAGCGCAATTTGGTTGTAGATTTTTCATTCCTTACATTAGTCGACAATGAAGCTTTCTTGACACACGCACCTGGGCGTTTAAACGAAGCATTTTCACTGATAAGACCATTTCATTGGTCC GTCTGGCCATTGTTATTGATAACAGTAATTTTTTCTGGTCCAATACTTTACATATTGGTCGACACGACTGATGGCCATCCCCAAGGAAAATCTATGTTATATTGGAAGTGCGTATGGTGGTCTGTTACGGTATTTTTACAACAGG CTGCAATTATTCCatcggaaaataataaaatccgaTTTGTCGCTGGTTTATTAATGTTATCAGTTACATACGTGATTGGCGATATGTATTCAGCTAGTTTAACGTCAATACTAGCAAGACCACCaaaag AACCGCCTATCAATACATTAAATGAACTGTCGGAAGCTATGCGTGATTCCGGCCTTCAACTATTGGTCGAAGTTCAAAGTGCTTCGCAAGCAATGTTGGAA AACGGCACTGGAGTATACGAAGAGTTGTCACAGCTCGTAACCCGTCAACGAGAATATCTTATAGGGTCTACCGAGAAAGGAATGCAATTAGTCAGGGACAACAAGAATTACGCCGTTATAGGAGGTCGAGAGACGTTCTACTACGATATCAAACGATTTG GTGCCCAACATTTTCATCTAAGTGAAAAGCTAAACACAAGATATTCGGCTATTGCATTTCAACGAGCGTGCCCCTACAGAGATAATTTTGACGACGT GTTGATGCGACTGTTCGAGGGtggtattttatcaaaaatcaccGAAGAAGAGTACCAGAAACTTAACGACAAGCTGATGGGATCGGAAAAATTCGACGCAGCGTCTGTGGTCATAGAGCCGGTACTAGAAGGATCAGAGCCCCAGCAAGAAGATGACGATAAGCAGTTGACCATAGCCATGTCCATGAAAACTTTACAAGGAGCGTTTTATGTGCTGGCGATCGGCTCGATTTTAGCAG GGTTTTTGCTATTGATCGAGATGAGGTCGCATGACAAGTGGAAAAACGACAAACGAATAAAACGCATCAAAGCTCCATTCGTCTACAAACAAAAAGCGCCCATCAAATTCCAAAACAGATTATACGATTTAAAAGAATGA
- the LOC132927704 gene encoding ionotropic receptor 40a isoform X2 has translation MSGGGRKKNENRTHFTFRRAMAAAERCVLALTVFAVVLATMAIPERDDHSNIWRRQRRAVVSDGRWRDLDYGNLTNAIRDIVEAMTVDCTLAVHSGVENAAADFLSNTIKSLHGRGVTTTHHALLTEDHVQSLLVNIRRAVADGHHTSYIVLSTSALMENLLSAIRKSNLMSRNVVYMFLWLRSSVSRTFKADILEAMRVCVITSPRPGFYQIYYSQASARPGYGSTLKMVNWWSAMDGLVRFPLLPPPKKVYKNFEGRYFNVPVLHKPPWTFVEYLNDSFRVEGGRDDKLINLLADKLHFQFRYIDPPDRTQGSGLDHGSSMQGVLGLIWQREADWFVGDLSITYERNLVVDFSFLTLVDNEAFLTHAPGRLNEAFSLIRPFHWSVWPLLLITVIFSGPILYILVDTTDGHPQGKSMLYWKCVWWSVTVFLQQAAIIPSENNKIRFVAGLLMLSVTYVIGDMYSASLTSILARPPKGAQHFHLSEKLNTRYSAIAFQRACPYRDNFDDVLMRLFEGGILSKITEEEYQKLNDKLMGSEKFDAASVVIEPVLEGSEPQQEDDDKQLTIAMSMKTLQGAFYVLAIGSILAGFLLLIEMRSHDKWKNDKRIKRIKAPFVYKQKAPIKFQNRLYDLKE, from the exons ATGAGCGGCGGAGGACGAAAGAAGAACGAAAACCGCACACACTTCACTTTCCGCAGAGCCATGGCCGCGGCAGAACGGTGCGTGCTCGCTCTGACGGTGTTCGCCGTCGTGCTGG CGACGATGGCGATTCCGGAACGAGACGACCACTCGAACATTTGGCGTCGTCAAAGGCGAGCTGTCGTCAGCGACGGCAGGTGGCGCGACCTCGATTACGGGAACTTGACGAACGCGATCCGCGACATCGTCGAGGCCATGACGGTCGACTGCACTTTGGCCGTTCACTCGGGTGTCGAGA atGCTGCTGCCGATTTCCTGAGTAATACAATTAAGTCCCTACACGGAAGGGGTGTAACAACGACCCACCATGCTTTATTGACCGAGGATCACGTACAAtcg ctGTTGGTCAATATCCGCCGTGCAGTAGCCGATGGACATCACACATCTTACATAGTACTATCGACGTCCGCGCTCATGGAAAACTTGCTGTCGGCA ATCCGTAAAAGTAACTTGATGTCTCGGAACGTCGTGTACATGTTCTTATGGTTACGGTCGTCCGTCAGTCGAACGTTCAAAGCTGATATATTGGAGGCGATGCGCGTGTGCGTCATCACCAGTCCCAGACCGGGATT CTACCAGATTTATTACAGTCAGGCCAGTGCCAGACCCGGATATGGATCGACATTGAAAATGGTAAATTGGTGGTCAGCAATGGATGGGTTGGTAAGGTTTCCGCTGTTACCACCACCCAAAAAAGTGTACAAGAACTTCGAAGGCAGATATTTCAACGTTCCAGTTTTACAT AAGCCGCCATGGACATTCGTCGAATATCTGAACGACAGTTTCCGAGTAGAGGGTGGACGTGACGATAAACTCATAAATCTATTGGCCGACAAGCTTCATTTCCA aTTCAGATACATCGATCCTCCTGATCGTACACAAGGTTCAGGACTCGATCACGGGTCATCAATGCAAGGAGTATTGGGTTTAATTTGGCAAAGG GAAGCAGATTGGTTCGTCGGAGATTTATCTATAACATACGAGCGCAATTTGGTTGTAGATTTTTCATTCCTTACATTAGTCGACAATGAAGCTTTCTTGACACACGCACCTGGGCGTTTAAACGAAGCATTTTCACTGATAAGACCATTTCATTGGTCC GTCTGGCCATTGTTATTGATAACAGTAATTTTTTCTGGTCCAATACTTTACATATTGGTCGACACGACTGATGGCCATCCCCAAGGAAAATCTATGTTATATTGGAAGTGCGTATGGTGGTCTGTTACGGTATTTTTACAACAGG CTGCAATTATTCCatcggaaaataataaaatccgaTTTGTCGCTGGTTTATTAATGTTATCAGTTACATACGTGATTGGCGATATGTATTCAGCTAGTTTAACGTCAATACTAGCAAGACCACCaaaag GTGCCCAACATTTTCATCTAAGTGAAAAGCTAAACACAAGATATTCGGCTATTGCATTTCAACGAGCGTGCCCCTACAGAGATAATTTTGACGACGT GTTGATGCGACTGTTCGAGGGtggtattttatcaaaaatcaccGAAGAAGAGTACCAGAAACTTAACGACAAGCTGATGGGATCGGAAAAATTCGACGCAGCGTCTGTGGTCATAGAGCCGGTACTAGAAGGATCAGAGCCCCAGCAAGAAGATGACGATAAGCAGTTGACCATAGCCATGTCCATGAAAACTTTACAAGGAGCGTTTTATGTGCTGGCGATCGGCTCGATTTTAGCAG GGTTTTTGCTATTGATCGAGATGAGGTCGCATGACAAGTGGAAAAACGACAAACGAATAAAACGCATCAAAGCTCCATTCGTCTACAAACAAAAAGCGCCCATCAAATTCCAAAACAGATTATACGATTTAAAAGAATGA
- the LOC132927704 gene encoding ionotropic receptor 40a isoform X3, which translates to MSGGGRKKNENRTHFTFRRAMAAAERCVLALTVFAVVLATMAIPERDDHSNIWRRQRRAVVSDGRWRDLDYGNLTNAIRDIVEAMTVDCTLAVHSGVENAAADFLSNTIKSLHGRGVTTTHHALLTEDHVQSLLVNIRRAVADGHHTSYIVLSTSALMENLLSAIRKSNLMSRNVVYMFLWLRSSVSRTFKADILEAMRVCVITSPRPGFYQIYYSQASARPGYGSTLKMVNWWSAMDGLVRFPLLPPPKKVYKNFEGRYFNVPVLHKPPWTFVEYLNDSFRVEGGRDDKLINLLADKLHFQFRYIDPPDRTQGSGLDHGSSMQGVLGLIWQREADWFVGDLSITYERNLVVDFSFLTLVDNEAFLTHAPGRLNEAFSLIRPFHWSVWPLLLITVIFSGPILYILVDTTDGHPQGKSMLYWKCVWWSVTVFLQQGAQHFHLSEKLNTRYSAIAFQRACPYRDNFDDVLMRLFEGGILSKITEEEYQKLNDKLMGSEKFDAASVVIEPVLEGSEPQQEDDDKQLTIAMSMKTLQGAFYVLAIGSILAGFLLLIEMRSHDKWKNDKRIKRIKAPFVYKQKAPIKFQNRLYDLKE; encoded by the exons ATGAGCGGCGGAGGACGAAAGAAGAACGAAAACCGCACACACTTCACTTTCCGCAGAGCCATGGCCGCGGCAGAACGGTGCGTGCTCGCTCTGACGGTGTTCGCCGTCGTGCTGG CGACGATGGCGATTCCGGAACGAGACGACCACTCGAACATTTGGCGTCGTCAAAGGCGAGCTGTCGTCAGCGACGGCAGGTGGCGCGACCTCGATTACGGGAACTTGACGAACGCGATCCGCGACATCGTCGAGGCCATGACGGTCGACTGCACTTTGGCCGTTCACTCGGGTGTCGAGA atGCTGCTGCCGATTTCCTGAGTAATACAATTAAGTCCCTACACGGAAGGGGTGTAACAACGACCCACCATGCTTTATTGACCGAGGATCACGTACAAtcg ctGTTGGTCAATATCCGCCGTGCAGTAGCCGATGGACATCACACATCTTACATAGTACTATCGACGTCCGCGCTCATGGAAAACTTGCTGTCGGCA ATCCGTAAAAGTAACTTGATGTCTCGGAACGTCGTGTACATGTTCTTATGGTTACGGTCGTCCGTCAGTCGAACGTTCAAAGCTGATATATTGGAGGCGATGCGCGTGTGCGTCATCACCAGTCCCAGACCGGGATT CTACCAGATTTATTACAGTCAGGCCAGTGCCAGACCCGGATATGGATCGACATTGAAAATGGTAAATTGGTGGTCAGCAATGGATGGGTTGGTAAGGTTTCCGCTGTTACCACCACCCAAAAAAGTGTACAAGAACTTCGAAGGCAGATATTTCAACGTTCCAGTTTTACAT AAGCCGCCATGGACATTCGTCGAATATCTGAACGACAGTTTCCGAGTAGAGGGTGGACGTGACGATAAACTCATAAATCTATTGGCCGACAAGCTTCATTTCCA aTTCAGATACATCGATCCTCCTGATCGTACACAAGGTTCAGGACTCGATCACGGGTCATCAATGCAAGGAGTATTGGGTTTAATTTGGCAAAGG GAAGCAGATTGGTTCGTCGGAGATTTATCTATAACATACGAGCGCAATTTGGTTGTAGATTTTTCATTCCTTACATTAGTCGACAATGAAGCTTTCTTGACACACGCACCTGGGCGTTTAAACGAAGCATTTTCACTGATAAGACCATTTCATTGGTCC GTCTGGCCATTGTTATTGATAACAGTAATTTTTTCTGGTCCAATACTTTACATATTGGTCGACACGACTGATGGCCATCCCCAAGGAAAATCTATGTTATATTGGAAGTGCGTATGGTGGTCTGTTACGGTATTTTTACAACAGG GTGCCCAACATTTTCATCTAAGTGAAAAGCTAAACACAAGATATTCGGCTATTGCATTTCAACGAGCGTGCCCCTACAGAGATAATTTTGACGACGT GTTGATGCGACTGTTCGAGGGtggtattttatcaaaaatcaccGAAGAAGAGTACCAGAAACTTAACGACAAGCTGATGGGATCGGAAAAATTCGACGCAGCGTCTGTGGTCATAGAGCCGGTACTAGAAGGATCAGAGCCCCAGCAAGAAGATGACGATAAGCAGTTGACCATAGCCATGTCCATGAAAACTTTACAAGGAGCGTTTTATGTGCTGGCGATCGGCTCGATTTTAGCAG GGTTTTTGCTATTGATCGAGATGAGGTCGCATGACAAGTGGAAAAACGACAAACGAATAAAACGCATCAAAGCTCCATTCGTCTACAAACAAAAAGCGCCCATCAAATTCCAAAACAGATTATACGATTTAAAAGAATGA